In one window of Paenarthrobacter nicotinovorans DNA:
- a CDS encoding inositol-3-phosphate synthase produces the protein MSSHPIRVAIVGVGNCAASLVQGVQYYRDADPKATIPGLMHVEFGQYHVNDVHFVAAFDVDSKKVGLDLADAIGASENNTIKIADVPATGVTVQRGHTLDGLGKYYRETIVEAPEEAVDIVAALREAKADVMVCYLPVGSDQAAKFYAQCAIDAGVAFVNALPVFIAGTKEWADKFTAAGIPIVGDDIKSQIGATITHRVMAKLFEDRGVTLDRTYQLNVGGNMDFKNMLERDRLESKKISKTQAVTSNVEAELHADDVHIGPSDYVAWLDDRKWAFVRLEGRNFGDAPVSLEYKLEVWDSPNSAGVIIDAIRAAKIGLDRGIGGPLLSASSYFMKSPPEQFNDDIAREKVEAFIRGDIER, from the coding sequence GTGTCTTCACATCCGATTCGTGTTGCCATTGTCGGCGTAGGTAACTGCGCCGCATCGCTGGTCCAAGGTGTTCAGTACTACCGCGACGCTGACCCCAAGGCCACGATCCCGGGTCTGATGCACGTCGAGTTCGGCCAGTATCACGTCAACGACGTCCACTTCGTTGCTGCTTTCGATGTCGACAGCAAGAAGGTTGGACTGGACCTGGCGGACGCCATCGGCGCCAGCGAAAACAACACCATCAAGATTGCCGACGTCCCCGCTACGGGCGTCACCGTCCAGCGCGGCCACACACTGGACGGACTGGGCAAGTACTACCGCGAAACCATCGTTGAGGCTCCGGAAGAGGCCGTGGACATCGTCGCTGCATTGCGCGAAGCCAAAGCGGACGTCATGGTCTGCTACCTGCCTGTTGGTTCGGACCAGGCCGCCAAGTTCTACGCCCAGTGCGCCATCGACGCCGGCGTCGCTTTCGTCAACGCACTGCCCGTGTTCATCGCCGGCACCAAGGAATGGGCCGACAAGTTCACTGCTGCCGGTATCCCGATCGTGGGCGACGACATCAAGAGCCAGATCGGTGCCACCATCACCCACCGTGTCATGGCCAAGCTGTTCGAAGACCGCGGCGTCACCCTGGACCGTACGTACCAGCTGAACGTCGGCGGCAACATGGACTTCAAGAACATGCTGGAGCGCGACCGCCTGGAATCCAAGAAGATCTCCAAGACCCAGGCCGTTACTTCAAACGTCGAGGCCGAGCTGCACGCCGACGACGTCCACATCGGGCCTTCCGACTACGTCGCCTGGCTTGATGACCGCAAGTGGGCCTTCGTCCGCCTCGAAGGCCGCAACTTCGGCGACGCCCCTGTATCCCTGGAGTACAAGCTCGAGGTATGGGATTCCCCGAACTCTGCCGGCGTGATCATCGATGCCATCCGCGCCGCCAAGATCGGCCTGGACCGCGGCATCGGCGGCCCGCTGCTCTCCGCTTCCAGCTACTTCATGAAGTCGCCGCCGGAGCAGTTCAACGACGACATCGCCCGCGAAAAGGTCGAAGCCTTCATCCGCGGCGACATCGAACGCTAA